aagtattaattaatacggtattattaattattatcatATAAATATAAGGGAAAAACTTAACGAACACTTTTAAAATTACGTGCACATCACAAATCAATAGACGATCTTTTTGGCCAAAAAAATCCTTCACTccatgcataagaaaaaggggAAGCTgtgggggttttttttttttttttttttggtgttagcacccggttcacccttagggctaatccggatttggagagagttctgggtggataggttccagtcccctctcaattgttgttgcgggaaATCGAACACGGATTCTCCCTATCAAATTGAACATCAATCACCATTAcaccaacaagcaattggtaaGTTGCGGGTTGTTTGGCTTAAAATAGACTATGTACGGTAGAAAGTCCCTCCCCTTTCACTCACTCCCTAAGGTAGGGCAAAAATTAAATGTTGAAAAGAGTCATCTCACTTTCTCTCCTAATACCTCCGGTGAAATGAAGGCCCTTATTGTCCTCTATGGCCCTATGGGCTCTAGCCCACAAGTTTTTGTTTTGGTGCAAAACTAAAGTCCCTACCCAAAAAGCCTCTACTAGGTTAAGGAAAATGGGCTCTACTAGGATATTGTCCTCTATGGGCCCTAGCCCACAAGTTTTTGATTTGGTGCAGAACCAAAGTCCTACACAAAAAGCCTCAACTAGGTTGAGGTGTCCACCTATATAATCTCTATTCTCAACTTCCCATATGGGATAGCTAAAATCTTAGGTACCTTCTTTGTTCTGTTGTTCCCATCAAACATATGTTTTGACAAGAACGGGGTGAATGAGCTTAAATCCACAATGTCTTACTTTCAACAATGGATAATATAATACTTACTCTgttcatttttactcgcaacgtttgtcactttcacgcatgccaatgcataacattgatcattaatatctttaattctctttaataaaaaattataaaaagttaatattttgaaaatacacatacgaatctaacaaaatcccacatgactatgttttatcttacgtataaatcactaacaatggtcaaagtataatatgtgaatagtgtagaaaTCACAAACGTTGCAAGTATGTGAATGCAGGAATCTGTTTATGTCGCTCTCTCCACAGGACCACACTTAATCTTGGACTGATATTTCATGGATGGGTATCTTTCTTCATCCTTCTTTACTACAAGCTTTCTTTGAAGCTAAATGGGAAGACTTATTATCAATACACTGGTTCATGGCATGTATATGCAATCTTATCCATGAACTCTTGGTTTTGGAGTGTTGTTTTCCATGGCAGGTACAGTCATTTGATTTCTACTTTATCTTCCATACCCAAGGCTCGAACAGTCGAATCCCAGACCTTAatcactcatgccaacctcaattggttttTGCATCTAAATATAGTAACTCACATATTATTCTTGATAAACTGAAATGGCACGATTTATACTCCATGTCTCTGTTATCTTCAGTAATGTAAAATGTAATGCAATTAAATTTTCCGCAGGCCTAAACATGACAGTAATGGTTGTAATAGATACAATCCAGCTCCTTTTCTGGGCATCAACATCACAGTATGATTCCTTGCAAAAAACGTGTAAATTTCATTCATTCTTTGTCAATTCGTCTGATATTCCTCCAAATTTTATGCATGAGGGTATTTACTGATAACTACTATCAGTCTGAAATGCTTATTGCTAGCTAACAAAGCTAATTTAGTGCAGAGTTGCAGACTTCAGCTTTAGCGGATTTAGGTACTACATTTTGTGGATATTTACTCAGGTTACTAGGTTAGTCTTATGCTACTTATTTTGGTTATACATAAGtaggggtgttcatcggtccaaacCCAGACCGGACTAGAACGAAGACCGAAAATTTGATAATTCAAGACTAGAAGACCGACAGATTATGCTTGGACCAAACCCGGATCGGACCGGAAAAATTGGTCCAAAACCCATACCGGATCGGTTTGGATCGGTTGTAGACCtatttctttatattttttatttttctaaaaattatggtaaaaaagaaaatatatatataaaaaaaatcaattgttTAAAAGCCATTTTAGaagttaaataaaattatgtcacaatatagtaatatttacaacatattaaaggagagaattatatttttaaatagtttatattttattttattaaggaaaaatcgGTTCGGGAACCAAAtcggaccggaccgaagaccgGAAATTGATATTTCTCGATCCGGAGACCGGACCGATTGATTGCgctcggtccggtccggtccggtccggaccaatttttgcacacccctatACATTAGTGTAAAATCATGcaagaaaattaaaatatgCAGAAGTTAGAAGCAGAGTGAATTAAGACTAATATATCAAACTCATTAACTCAATCAGAAGTTCCAGCTGCTTGTAAGAGTGTAAGCAATTTAAGAAAGTAATAAGATACACCGCCAATTGTGGCATATTGCAACTTTTCATCTCCTTCAACCGGAAAATCACCATCTTTAGTTCGATTAAATCCTCCAACCAACCATCCCAAGTTCTTGTACCCTGCTTCATGCAGCTTTGAAACCGCCACTATAGACCTGTTTTCACTTAACAGAATCAGGTACATTTATATGAGTCAGTCTAGAATAGACCTAGTTAGTGGACAGGGTAACCCAATGGATATAGGATTGGGGTCAAgttaattaatatagttttaTTGCGCATAACTCTTACTGAACAGGGACTTTATTGGACGGGTCATTAAAGGGTAAACTTATACCgcaataattttgaaaactaaaatagtaATTAACGATACAAAAAATTATGTGTATAGATTCGTAttcacttgtacttgcacacgactcttttttttcatttttcattgctcgtttattgacccacCCACAACTACCCGCTTTGACCCGCCTATTATCGACCCGTtaaaaatgaccatttcattactcaacccgcttttgacccgcaccgaccctgacccgaccCGCATGATAACCGAGTCTAGTCTAGAACAATAATATGAGAAAAGATAAaattgtgcataaatggatcATCAACATGCTATAGTTTATTGGGGGCTTTTATTGGACATGTCATTGTAGGGTCAAACATATACTGCAATAATTTTAAAAACTATAATAGTAACGATACAAAAAAGTAtgtgtatagcttcgtattcaCTTGTACTTACACACAtacaagatttttttttttcttttttcattgctcgtttattgacccgcccattaaCGACTTGCTATTGACCTTCGACACACTCATTACCGACCCGCTAAAAGTAGCCCTTTATTTTTACCCAACCCACTTTTGACCCGCATTGACCCTGAACCAACCCGCAtgataaccaggtctagtctAGCTAGAACAATAATATGAGAATTGAAAAAGATCAAAACTCTTTACCTTAGCCCCTCACCACATGCTACAAGAACCATGGTATCCTTATCAGGAACAATCCCTTCAACTTGTGAAGCAAACTCAGAATTAATAGTAGTGAACTTCTGACCCGTCCATAACCCAATGTACCCCAAATGAACCCATTTCTTTAGGAAAGTAACAAGGGATTCATCTGTGTCTTTGATAAAGAGAGGAACATGTAGCGACCCGGACACTCGGGCTTTCTCTCGTTCCCATTCGGGCCTCACATCGAGGAGCTTCAGCCCGTCGGATTTCAGCCCAATGGAAGCTTCTTTTGGAGGGATTGCTTTGACAGTTCCAGATTCTATCAGTTGTTTTCCTGATGTACCTCCTCCTATGGCTGCATATATTGGTAAATTGAAGCTTTTTTGAGGGGTATAGGTGTATAATTTGGTGTGTTTTTTGTCTAGTTTGAGGGTTAATGACTGGAAATTTAGATGAATTGTTGCCATTTTCTCTGAATTAAGCTCAATGCTATGATACTAATTCAGTAATTCATAGCCCCCTTATCTAAACTAATCCCAAGGGGCTTGAGCTCTAGCTTGGACCACTCTTTTATTTTTGTACTGCATTAGTGCATTATTTGATGACTTGCTGTTATGGGTCCATGCATGGTCCAcgataaagatggttgtggggcGGGTTTCGGGCCGAGCCATAGGCTTAAGCAGGTTGGGTCCAAGCTAGGCCCACCTTGTATAGGATCGGGTCGGACCGGGGTGAAAAAGTTCAGAACATGACCCAGACCTACGTGTTGTCGAATCGGACCGGATAGGGCCATCGTGTCTAAGCCtaatttactaaatttagcgtgtcTTGTCGtgattttttcaaaaaaagtgCGGCCTAGACCCAGCACACGGCCCATGATTGCATGCTTGTGTTGGGCCGTACGTCAGTCCTTGGGCCAGGCCGGGCCGCAACCGTCTTTAGATATATATGACTCCACGAGCAATTTATAccacaatttaaaatcaatgtCAAAATGTATGTTTTAGAAttgtttattttgttattttattactCGTAAATGTCTTGTCATAGGACTATTATTTTGAAATTGAGGTAAACAATCATCACTCTATGAAAAACCGTGAAAGTACGATTTTTCGTAATAAAATTTTATGATGTAGGATGGAGGGAATACTTGGTAAGATAAATTTACCAACATCAACATCGTATATTCAAGACATCTGTTTAGACTTTAGACTTTAGAGTGATAAATTCATGACAATGGTTGTAGGAAATTTTGTTGTTAATGTTGTCATGAT
This Spinacia oleracea cultivar Varoflay chromosome 6, BTI_SOV_V1, whole genome shotgun sequence DNA region includes the following protein-coding sequences:
- the LOC110791655 gene encoding rhodanese-like domain-containing protein 10 isoform X1, which translates into the protein MATIHLNFQSLTLKLDKKHTKLYTYTPQKSFNLPIYAAIGGGTSGKQLIESGTVKAIPPKEASIGLKSDGLKLLDVRPEWEREKARVSGSLHVPLFIKDTDESLVTFLKKWVHLGYIGLWTGQKFTTINSEFASQVEGIVPDKDTMVLVACGEGLSENRSIVAVSKLHEAGYKNLGWLVGGFNRTKDGDFPVEGDEKLQYATIGGVSYYFLKLLTLLQAAGTSD
- the LOC110791655 gene encoding rhodanese-like domain-containing protein 10 isoform X2, coding for MATIHLNFQSLTLKLDKKHTKLYTYTPQKSFNLPIYAAIGGGTSGKQLIESGTVKAIPPKEASIGLKSDGLKLLDVRPEWEREKARVSGSLHVPLFIKDTDESLVTFLKKWVHLGYIGLWTGQKFTTINSEFASQVEGIVPDKDTMVLVACGEGLRSIVAVSKLHEAGYKNLGWLVGGFNRTKDGDFPVEGDEKLQYATIGGVSYYFLKLLTLLQAAGTSD